In Picosynechococcus sp. PCC 7002, the following are encoded in one genomic region:
- the bioU gene encoding (S)-8-amino-7-oxononanoate synthase BioU, translating to MSNIIRVGVLGFGGLGQAAARLLAPKSEMRLVAAADHKGYIYNPEGLDTQACISTYNQQGSVGHVPEYGVLSQNSIADLIANAQVDGFFLALPNLPNTFMADVTRQFIASGWQGVLVDALKRTSAMEQILSLKDEVKNAGITYMTGCGATPGLLTAAAAIAAQSYAEVHSVKITFGVGIANWEAYRATIREDIAHMPGYDVDKARAMSDAEVEALLDETNGIISLENMEHADDLMLELAGICSRDQVSVGGVVDTRNPKKPLSTNVQLTGRTFEGKIATHTFTLGDETSMAANVCGPAFGYLKTGVWLQKQGLTGIFTAADMMPQFVK from the coding sequence ATGAGTAATATTATTCGCGTAGGTGTCCTGGGCTTTGGGGGCCTCGGTCAAGCTGCAGCCCGATTACTAGCTCCAAAATCAGAAATGCGCCTCGTCGCCGCTGCTGACCATAAAGGTTATATCTATAATCCTGAAGGCCTTGATACCCAAGCCTGCATCAGCACCTACAACCAGCAGGGTTCTGTGGGTCATGTGCCAGAATATGGCGTCCTCAGTCAAAACAGTATTGCCGATCTGATCGCTAATGCTCAAGTGGATGGTTTTTTCCTCGCTCTGCCGAACTTGCCCAACACGTTTATGGCTGATGTGACCCGGCAATTTATTGCTTCTGGTTGGCAAGGGGTGTTAGTGGATGCCCTGAAGCGCACCAGTGCGATGGAACAAATCCTCTCCCTCAAGGACGAGGTGAAAAACGCAGGTATTACCTACATGACGGGTTGCGGCGCGACGCCTGGTTTGTTGACGGCGGCGGCGGCGATCGCGGCCCAAAGCTATGCAGAGGTTCACAGCGTTAAAATCACCTTCGGGGTGGGTATTGCGAACTGGGAAGCTTACCGGGCGACCATCCGGGAAGATATTGCCCACATGCCTGGCTATGATGTGGACAAAGCGCGGGCCATGAGCGATGCAGAGGTTGAAGCCCTGTTGGATGAAACCAATGGCATTATTTCCCTCGAAAATATGGAACATGCCGATGATCTCATGCTGGAATTGGCCGGGATTTGTTCCCGTGATCAAGTTAGTGTCGGCGGTGTGGTAGATACGCGCAATCCGAAAAAACCCCTCAGCACCAATGTGCAATTGACGGGCCGTACCTTTGAAGGCAAGATTGCAACCCATACGTTCACCCTTGGGGATGAAACTAGCATGGCCGCCAATGTTTGTGGCCCCGCTTTCGGTTACCTCAAAACGGGGGTTTGGTTGCAAAAGCAAGGTTTAACAGGCATCTTCACGGCGGCGGATATGATGCCCCAATTTGTGAAGTAG
- a CDS encoding acyl-CoA thioesterase, producing MVAPKQEELPTTAIARSPALHATSEPWFDYPITVYPHHTDYAGVVWHGTYIKWLEEARIACLQSIGLDYADLVQLGCELPVIALSTRYHSFLKMGMTAIIKTRMQEMKGVRMEWDYRIESPDGQELYFTGQVTLVSVDREKGKIMRQLPPAVEEVFKKIRGI from the coding sequence ATGGTTGCCCCTAAACAAGAAGAACTCCCCACAACGGCGATCGCCCGTTCCCCGGCCTTACATGCCACCAGTGAACCCTGGTTTGACTATCCAATTACGGTTTATCCCCATCACACCGATTATGCTGGCGTCGTTTGGCACGGCACTTACATTAAATGGCTAGAGGAAGCCCGGATCGCCTGTCTCCAATCCATTGGCCTTGACTACGCCGATCTGGTTCAACTGGGTTGCGAATTACCCGTGATCGCCCTATCAACCCGCTACCATAGTTTTCTGAAGATGGGGATGACCGCGATTATCAAAACCCGCATGCAAGAAATGAAAGGCGTCCGCATGGAGTGGGACTACCGCATTGAATCCCCAGACGGGCAAGAACTGTACTTCACCGGTCAAGTGACCCTGGTTAGCGTTGACCGAGAAAAAGGCAAAATCATGCGCCAATTGCCACCCGCCGTGGAAGAAGTCTTCAAGAAAATTCGTGGGATTTAA
- a CDS encoding gamma-glutamylcyclotransferase family protein: protein MSFDPSAPPFQTHTASQPRTITHTDRAFYYFAYGSCMCPVDLARTIEEDAHQFVVGRGILQNYRLAFNRLSPKRKSCGVLDVVPHAGSHVEGVLYHLPWRVSEKLDLREEVPTNGYRQTQVTVECQGQRFPSVRTYVVVNKTPQEVPPDDWYFYIVMRGAMTAGLSRDYSWRLFNHMKRLQRGQTL from the coding sequence ATGTCCTTTGACCCTTCTGCGCCCCCTTTCCAAACCCACACAGCGTCCCAACCCCGCACCATCACCCACACAGACAGGGCTTTCTATTATTTCGCCTATGGGTCTTGTATGTGTCCCGTCGATTTGGCCCGCACCATCGAGGAGGATGCCCACCAATTTGTTGTGGGTCGGGGCATTTTACAGAATTATCGTCTGGCGTTTAATCGTCTTTCTCCTAAACGCAAAAGCTGTGGTGTTTTGGATGTGGTGCCCCACGCAGGCAGTCATGTGGAAGGCGTTCTCTACCATTTGCCCTGGCGAGTCAGTGAAAAGCTCGATCTGCGGGAGGAAGTCCCCACCAATGGTTATCGCCAAACCCAGGTGACTGTTGAATGCCAAGGCCAGCGGTTCCCCTCGGTGCGTACCTACGTCGTCGTCAATAAAACGCCCCAGGAAGTTCCCCCAGACGATTGGTATTTTTATATTGTGATGCGGGGGGCAATGACCGCTGGCCTTTCCCGCGACTATTCTTGGCGATTGTTTAACCACATGAAACGTCTCCAACGGGGTCAGACCCTTTAA
- a CDS encoding histidine triad nucleotide-binding protein, with protein MSDTIFGKIIRREIPADIVYEDDLALAFRDVNPQAPVHILVIPKKPIPMLTAADDTDQALLGHLLLTVKKIARQENLDKGYRVVINTGEDGGQTVFHLHLHLLGDRPLAWPPG; from the coding sequence ATGAGCGATACGATTTTTGGCAAAATTATTCGGCGAGAGATTCCGGCGGATATTGTCTATGAGGACGATCTAGCCCTGGCTTTCCGTGATGTCAACCCCCAAGCCCCTGTGCATATCTTGGTGATTCCCAAAAAGCCAATTCCCATGCTGACAGCGGCCGATGATACAGATCAAGCGCTTTTGGGTCATTTATTATTGACCGTTAAAAAGATTGCCCGCCAGGAAAACCTCGATAAAGGCTACCGTGTCGTGATTAATACCGGTGAAGATGGGGGCCAAACGGTGTTCCATCTCCATCTGCATCTCCTCGGAGATCGCCCCCTAGCTTGGCCTCCTGGCTAA